In one Vulgatibacter incomptus genomic region, the following are encoded:
- the dnaJ gene encoding molecular chaperone DnaJ: MKRDYYEVLGVEKSASAQEIKSAYRKLALQHHPDKNPDNPEAEEKFKEASEAYACLSDPEKRARYDRFGHEGRPFGDGGFGFEGFGGAGFGDIFGDIFGEIFGGGGQQRRTRGRGADLRVDREIEFEKAAFGTDLELEIPRRKRCDTCSGSGCKPGTSPRTCNTCGGSGAQRFTQGFFSVSRPCPTCGGEGKVIPDPCTNCSGKGTVTATAKIPVKIPPGVDTGSRLKLTGEGEPGPMGGPPGDLYVVLHVKEHPIFLREETEIVCEVPISFTQAALGATIDVPTLDGKVKMKVPAGTQSGKVFRLRGKGVPVLGGYGRGDQHVRVVIETPSSLSKRQRELLEEFAAEAGEDVHPQSKNFLEKVKSLFG, from the coding sequence TTGAAGCGCGATTACTACGAAGTCCTGGGCGTCGAGAAGAGCGCCTCCGCGCAGGAGATCAAGAGCGCGTACCGCAAGCTCGCGCTCCAGCACCACCCGGACAAGAACCCCGACAACCCCGAGGCCGAGGAGAAGTTCAAGGAGGCCTCCGAGGCCTACGCCTGCCTCTCCGACCCGGAGAAGCGCGCCCGCTACGACCGCTTCGGCCACGAGGGCCGGCCCTTCGGTGACGGCGGATTCGGCTTCGAGGGCTTCGGCGGCGCCGGCTTCGGCGACATCTTCGGAGACATCTTCGGCGAGATCTTCGGCGGCGGCGGCCAGCAGAGGCGTACCCGCGGCCGCGGCGCCGACCTCCGCGTCGACCGGGAGATCGAGTTCGAAAAGGCCGCCTTCGGCACCGACCTCGAGCTCGAGATTCCGCGCCGCAAGCGCTGCGACACCTGCTCCGGCTCCGGCTGCAAGCCCGGCACCAGCCCGCGAACGTGCAACACCTGCGGCGGCAGCGGCGCCCAGCGCTTCACCCAGGGATTCTTCTCCGTCTCCCGCCCGTGTCCGACCTGCGGCGGCGAGGGCAAGGTGATCCCCGACCCGTGCACCAACTGCAGCGGCAAGGGCACCGTCACCGCCACCGCCAAGATCCCCGTCAAGATCCCGCCCGGCGTCGACACCGGCTCGCGCCTCAAGCTCACCGGCGAGGGCGAGCCCGGCCCCATGGGCGGCCCTCCCGGCGATCTCTACGTAGTGCTCCACGTGAAGGAGCACCCGATCTTCCTGCGGGAGGAGACCGAGATCGTCTGCGAGGTGCCGATCAGCTTCACCCAGGCCGCCCTGGGCGCCACCATCGACGTGCCCACCCTCGACGGCAAGGTGAAGATGAAGGTCCCCGCCGGGACCCAGTCCGGCAAGGTCTTCCGCCTGCGCGGCAAGGGCGTCCCCGTGCTCGGCGGCTACGGCCGCGGCGACCAGCACGTGCGCGTCGTCATCGAGACGCCCAGCTCCCTCTCCAAGCGCCAGCGCGAGCTCCTCGAGGAGTTCGCCGCCGAGGCCGGGGAGGACGTGCACCCGCAGTCGAAGAACTTCCTCGAGAAGGTGAAGTCGCTCTTCGGCTGA
- the pyrF gene encoding orotidine-5'-phosphate decarboxylase produces the protein MTFAERINDRMERLGTRLCIGLDPRPEWHPAGVDLWDHCRDVLEACERYACAVKPQVAFFEAQGLRGLEALFRVLELARQIEIPVIIDAKRGDIGSTAEAYAAAWMRGANAGAALTVNPYLGRDTVQPFVDAAKEEGGAIFCLVKTSNPGAGDLQDLSTDRGTVSEVVSSWTTDWNEVGKGYGPVGAVVGATRPVELHRFRQLLPRSLLLLPGVGAQGGKPADLAPAFHPGGRGAIVSASRSVEYASRGSDFAIAARGSAKELREAINTACEVVTPR, from the coding sequence ATGACCTTCGCCGAACGAATCAACGACCGAATGGAGCGGCTTGGCACGCGGCTGTGCATCGGCCTCGATCCGCGTCCGGAGTGGCACCCCGCCGGCGTCGATCTCTGGGATCACTGCCGCGACGTCCTCGAGGCGTGCGAGCGCTACGCGTGTGCGGTGAAGCCCCAGGTGGCCTTCTTCGAGGCGCAGGGGCTGCGCGGCCTCGAGGCGCTCTTCCGCGTCCTCGAGCTCGCCAGGCAGATCGAGATCCCCGTGATCATCGACGCCAAGCGCGGCGACATCGGGAGCACCGCCGAGGCCTACGCCGCGGCGTGGATGCGGGGCGCCAACGCGGGCGCGGCCCTCACCGTGAACCCCTACCTCGGCCGCGACACCGTGCAGCCCTTCGTCGACGCGGCGAAGGAAGAGGGCGGGGCGATCTTCTGCCTGGTGAAGACCAGCAACCCCGGCGCCGGCGACCTGCAGGACCTCTCCACCGACCGCGGCACCGTCTCCGAGGTCGTGTCGAGCTGGACCACCGATTGGAACGAGGTCGGCAAGGGCTACGGTCCGGTCGGCGCGGTCGTCGGAGCCACCCGACCCGTGGAGCTCCACCGCTTCCGGCAGCTCCTTCCGCGAAGCCTGCTGCTCCTCCCCGGCGTCGGGGCCCAGGGCGGCAAGCCCGCCGATCTGGCGCCCGCCTTCCATCCGGGCGGGCGGGGTGCCATCGTCTCCGCCAGCCGCTCCGTGGAGTACGCCTCGCGCGGGTCGGATTTCGCCATCGCCGCCAGGGGTTCTGCAAAAGAGCTGCGCGAGGCGATCAACACGGCTTGCGAGGTCGTGACCCCGCGTTAG
- a CDS encoding SpvB/TcaC N-terminal domain-containing protein, which produces MPKGGGAIRGIGEKFSANPATGTGSFSVPVATTPGRGGFGPSLELSYDSGGGNGVFGLGWNLPIPSISRKTDRGLPRYDEREDTFVLAGFEDLVPDGEPVERGTVRVQRYRPRVEGAFSRIERWPNSDGTFHWQVRTGDNVLHTYGETSSGRVFEPGNELRTFSWLLERSEDDRGNFIVYEYEQEDDKGVLKNSPCEAGRFDPGGRFTAEAQRYLKRIRYGNQAPYEARDFHFEVVFDYGDHDEVAPAVQPDRPWPVRADPFSSFRSGFDIRTYRLCRRVLMFHRFEELGSEPCLVRSTDLCHQPDPAGSRLTSVTQRGYRRGLSGVDESAALPSLDFTYTSAEVHDRLEDLPKASLAGYPGADGGQWIDLNGEGIPGFLVATDGAWFYKANLGGGVLSAPRRLDSLPAPASLGPQQLSDLDGSGRLSLVSFGAPLPGFFERDGETWRPFRAFDAVPGIDWKDSNLRFIDLDGDGIADLLITQQDVFVWYRSKGKKGFEPAALVSKSPDERTGPAVVFADGTESIQLVDLSGDGLMDIVRVRNGEVCYWPNLGYGRFGARVVMSGSPVFASRDLFDPKRVRFADIDGTGPSDMLYLGGDGVSFWLNQSGNGWGERQTLRSVPTVDSHTRVSVADLLGSGTSCLVISSDLPGDRAHPIRYVDLLGSQKSNLLCKVTNNLGAETKIIYAPSTKFYLQDKAEGRSWLTRLSFPVHVVERVESLDHVTGTKLVTRYRYHHGFYDEFEREFRGFAFVEQWDAETFAGAAPLELPPVLVKSWFHTGAWLGREALEEAISREYYGGDPKAPRLPRTVLPPDLTAKEEREAARALRGKLLRQEIYAEDGTAASAHPYLVTERSYALQTFQPATYAEHGVFFPHDAETVELHYERNPVDPRIQHQLVLEVDRFGHPTRTAALGYPRRDHADDDDPQGKLWASVTESQLAWSPDDAPWLRHGVPIEESAWELIGLDVPDDEIVTAESLRAAIADAAEVAFDASPPPGTKALRRLSATRTRYLDEDLSPLAFGEISYHALPYDTYRLAFTKSLVERAFREEVDEIILTGEGGYVELDGMWWAPTGRLVYDPARFLQLVQATDPFGGVNHLSYDAFSLLVAETIDPAGNVTSVLNDYRVQAPWRILDPNENLTYFEFDALGLVVKTAQMGKGEGDTLSDPTTRFEYDLHRFVSQGKPAYARTLARETHGDPNTRWIESYSYSDGHGQEVMAKARAAPGLAPARGPDGALLHDSSSELVMPPTSNRWVGSGRTVFDNKGNPVKKYEPFFSSTHEYEDEAELVEWGVTPVLHYDPLGRLIETEQPNGTRARVVFDAWRQESWDENDAVLGTAWLIEREVPTADKQERRAAQRTLAHAGTPTVTHLDSLGRPFRTDEDNGGGAVYTTTLTLDIQGNQVEVKDAEDKTAALQVFDPLQRRIALHSCDAGMSWTFPDAADSPARSWDEREVFVRTSYDALRRPTHVWAREDVAPWLLAERLYYGETVIDAAVFNLRGQVAAHFDGAGLVAFERYDFKGGLELSTRRLAKSYTETADWSALSLVQGPLQAQGAVAALLETEAFSTENQYNALGRITHVHTPDQSISRFRYDQAGLLAGVDAKLRASSTWSPFVIELAHNARGQRERIVYANGTTTDSTYDPKTFRLKRLRTTRQSDGKVLQDLVYTHDPVGNITEIRDGAQQDLYFANEVVPANGLYRYDALYRLSEAKGREHAGQQPTHTDLPWSSLPHANDVQAMQRYEERYTYDKVGNILEMAHSAGGAGWTRRYEYDDESNRLLSTSLPSDPPNANSQRYAHDNAGNMVQMPHLAGMAWDWAGRLQVADKGGGGQVYFTYDSGGQRVRKVYEHSGVIEERIYLGSFELFRRRQSGTVQLERETLHLMDEKRRIAMVETKTRDGGMAVPTLTPRYRYQIDNHLGSAALELDDAGQIISYEEYFPYGSTAFRALKSGVDVSDKRYRYTGMERDEETSLLYNNARYAVSWLGRWLSPDPEGYVDGIDLYVYLRNSPFRFVDPHGTLTTDTQLGAGLEAKDDTTDTQLGAGLETKDEWKKTIETEDKATEVALENLRTDPRTREMMRLVEGKMKLEVVIKRLNEGDLGYEDLVNARGAFMSINDDGKFEVTYNQDLIEKLRALDGVPQEYTLEQILAHEIGHAQGFFKAMEGFFDMSEKGYLEAAYEMTEKQFRLATREGNKQATANENLLRMPMSGPNGEWPKHREGTFSVLPFSYLTFSVRDRPLFGAW; this is translated from the coding sequence ATGCCGAAGGGCGGCGGCGCCATCCGGGGCATCGGCGAGAAGTTCTCCGCGAACCCGGCGACGGGTACCGGCTCGTTCTCCGTACCCGTTGCAACCACGCCTGGGCGGGGCGGCTTCGGACCGTCCCTCGAACTCTCCTACGATTCCGGCGGCGGGAACGGCGTCTTCGGCCTCGGCTGGAACCTTCCGATCCCTTCCATTTCCCGAAAAACGGACCGCGGCCTGCCACGCTACGACGAAAGGGAGGATACCTTCGTTCTCGCCGGCTTCGAGGATCTCGTCCCGGACGGAGAACCTGTCGAGCGCGGGACTGTGCGCGTCCAGCGCTACCGCCCGCGGGTGGAGGGGGCGTTCTCCCGCATAGAGCGCTGGCCCAATTCCGATGGAACTTTCCATTGGCAGGTCAGGACGGGCGACAACGTACTTCACACCTATGGCGAGACGAGCTCGGGACGGGTCTTCGAGCCCGGGAACGAGCTCCGTACCTTCTCGTGGCTCCTGGAGCGGTCCGAAGACGACCGCGGGAACTTCATCGTCTACGAATATGAGCAGGAAGACGACAAGGGTGTCCTCAAAAACAGCCCATGCGAGGCAGGCCGATTCGATCCCGGGGGCCGTTTCACGGCCGAGGCGCAGCGTTACCTGAAGCGGATCCGCTACGGCAACCAGGCCCCGTACGAGGCGCGCGACTTCCATTTCGAGGTCGTCTTCGACTACGGCGATCACGACGAGGTCGCGCCCGCAGTCCAGCCGGACCGTCCCTGGCCCGTGAGAGCCGATCCCTTTTCCTCGTTCCGTAGCGGCTTCGACATCCGGACCTACCGACTTTGTCGCCGGGTGCTGATGTTCCACCGCTTCGAGGAGCTCGGCTCCGAGCCGTGCCTCGTCCGATCGACGGATCTGTGCCACCAGCCGGATCCTGCCGGAAGCAGGCTTACGTCGGTCACCCAGCGCGGATACCGGCGCGGGCTGTCCGGTGTCGACGAGTCCGCGGCGCTCCCGTCTCTAGACTTCACCTACACCTCGGCCGAGGTCCACGACCGCCTCGAGGATCTGCCGAAGGCGAGCCTCGCCGGCTACCCCGGCGCCGATGGAGGCCAGTGGATCGACCTCAACGGCGAAGGGATCCCCGGCTTCCTCGTGGCCACCGACGGGGCCTGGTTCTACAAGGCCAACCTCGGCGGCGGCGTCCTCTCTGCCCCCAGGCGGCTCGACAGCCTGCCCGCCCCCGCGTCGCTCGGGCCGCAGCAGCTCTCCGATCTCGACGGCTCCGGACGGCTCTCGCTTGTGTCCTTCGGCGCCCCGCTGCCGGGATTCTTCGAGCGGGACGGCGAGACGTGGCGCCCCTTTCGCGCCTTCGATGCCGTCCCGGGGATCGATTGGAAGGATTCCAATCTCCGCTTCATCGACCTCGACGGTGACGGTATCGCCGACCTCCTGATCACCCAGCAGGACGTCTTCGTCTGGTACCGCTCCAAGGGGAAGAAGGGTTTCGAGCCCGCGGCCCTGGTGTCGAAGAGCCCCGACGAGCGGACGGGTCCGGCCGTGGTCTTCGCCGACGGGACCGAGAGCATCCAGCTCGTGGACCTCTCGGGCGACGGACTCATGGACATCGTCCGCGTCCGCAACGGGGAGGTCTGCTACTGGCCCAACCTCGGCTACGGCCGCTTCGGCGCGCGGGTGGTGATGAGCGGGAGCCCCGTCTTCGCCTCCCGGGACCTCTTCGATCCGAAGCGGGTCCGTTTCGCAGACATCGACGGCACGGGCCCGAGCGACATGCTCTACCTCGGCGGAGACGGCGTCTCGTTCTGGCTGAACCAGTCCGGCAACGGATGGGGGGAGCGGCAGACGTTGCGCTCCGTCCCCACCGTGGACTCGCACACCCGCGTGAGCGTCGCGGACCTCCTCGGCAGCGGGACCTCCTGCCTGGTGATCTCCTCGGATCTGCCGGGCGATCGAGCGCACCCGATCCGCTACGTCGATCTCCTCGGGAGCCAGAAGTCCAACCTGCTCTGCAAGGTGACCAACAACCTCGGCGCGGAGACGAAGATCATCTACGCGCCGTCGACGAAGTTCTACCTGCAGGACAAGGCCGAAGGGCGCTCTTGGCTCACGCGCCTCTCTTTCCCCGTGCACGTGGTCGAGCGGGTCGAGAGCCTCGATCACGTCACAGGTACAAAGCTCGTCACCCGCTACCGCTACCACCACGGCTTCTACGACGAGTTCGAGCGGGAGTTCCGCGGCTTCGCCTTCGTAGAGCAGTGGGATGCCGAGACCTTCGCCGGCGCGGCGCCGCTAGAGCTGCCGCCGGTGCTGGTGAAGTCGTGGTTCCACACCGGCGCGTGGTTGGGCCGCGAGGCCCTCGAGGAGGCCATCTCCCGCGAGTACTACGGCGGGGATCCCAAGGCGCCTCGGCTTCCGCGGACGGTCCTTCCCCCGGATCTCACGGCGAAGGAGGAGCGGGAGGCCGCCCGGGCGCTTCGCGGCAAGCTCCTGCGCCAGGAGATCTACGCCGAGGACGGCACGGCGGCGAGCGCGCATCCCTACCTCGTCACCGAGCGCAGCTACGCGCTCCAAACGTTCCAGCCGGCTACCTACGCCGAGCACGGCGTGTTCTTCCCGCACGATGCCGAGACGGTCGAGCTCCACTACGAGCGCAATCCGGTCGACCCGCGGATCCAGCATCAGCTCGTGCTCGAGGTGGACCGCTTTGGCCACCCGACGCGCACCGCGGCCCTCGGCTATCCGCGCCGAGACCACGCAGACGACGACGACCCGCAGGGGAAGCTCTGGGCCAGCGTCACCGAGAGCCAGCTCGCCTGGAGCCCGGACGATGCGCCTTGGCTTCGGCACGGCGTACCCATCGAGGAGAGCGCCTGGGAGCTGATCGGCCTCGACGTGCCGGACGACGAGATCGTTACGGCAGAATCGCTTCGGGCCGCCATCGCCGACGCCGCGGAGGTCGCCTTCGATGCATCGCCTCCGCCTGGCACCAAGGCACTGCGCCGGCTCTCGGCTACCCGCACGCGCTACCTCGACGAGGATCTCTCGCCGCTTGCGTTCGGTGAAATCTCCTATCACGCGCTCCCCTACGACACCTATCGGCTCGCGTTCACGAAGAGCCTCGTGGAGCGCGCCTTCCGCGAGGAGGTCGACGAGATCATCCTCACGGGCGAGGGCGGCTACGTCGAGCTCGATGGGATGTGGTGGGCCCCCACCGGACGCCTCGTCTACGACCCGGCGCGCTTCCTCCAGCTCGTCCAGGCGACCGATCCCTTCGGCGGCGTGAATCACCTCTCCTACGACGCCTTCAGCCTGCTCGTCGCCGAGACGATCGATCCTGCGGGCAACGTCACCTCGGTCCTCAACGACTACCGGGTGCAGGCGCCGTGGCGGATCCTCGACCCCAACGAGAACCTCACCTACTTCGAGTTCGACGCGCTGGGTCTGGTGGTGAAGACGGCCCAGATGGGGAAGGGCGAGGGCGACACCCTCTCCGATCCGACCACCCGCTTCGAATACGACCTCCACCGCTTCGTTTCCCAGGGCAAGCCGGCGTACGCGCGGACCCTCGCCCGAGAGACCCACGGCGACCCGAACACGCGCTGGATCGAGTCCTACAGCTACTCGGACGGCCACGGGCAGGAGGTGATGGCCAAGGCCCGAGCGGCCCCGGGCCTCGCGCCCGCGAGGGGGCCCGACGGCGCGCTCCTCCACGATTCGAGCAGCGAGCTCGTGATGCCGCCGACCTCGAACCGCTGGGTCGGCAGCGGCCGCACCGTCTTCGACAACAAGGGCAACCCGGTCAAGAAATACGAGCCATTCTTCAGCAGCACCCACGAGTACGAGGACGAGGCGGAGCTGGTGGAGTGGGGTGTCACGCCCGTGCTCCACTACGACCCTCTCGGGCGGCTCATCGAGACCGAGCAGCCCAATGGCACCAGGGCCCGGGTGGTCTTCGACGCCTGGCGGCAGGAGAGCTGGGACGAGAACGACGCCGTCCTCGGCACGGCTTGGCTCATCGAGCGCGAGGTTCCTACCGCCGACAAGCAGGAGCGCCGGGCCGCGCAGCGCACCCTCGCTCACGCGGGAACGCCCACAGTCACCCACCTCGACAGCCTGGGCCGACCGTTTCGAACCGACGAAGACAACGGCGGTGGCGCCGTCTACACCACCACCCTCACCCTCGACATCCAGGGCAACCAAGTAGAGGTGAAGGACGCCGAGGACAAGACTGCGGCTCTTCAGGTCTTCGATCCCCTACAGCGGCGCATCGCCCTGCATAGCTGCGACGCCGGCATGAGCTGGACGTTCCCGGATGCCGCCGACAGCCCGGCGCGCTCCTGGGACGAGCGCGAGGTCTTCGTCCGCACCTCGTACGATGCGCTCCGGCGCCCGACCCACGTCTGGGCCCGAGAAGATGTCGCCCCCTGGCTCCTCGCCGAGCGACTCTATTACGGCGAGACTGTTATCGATGCCGCCGTCTTCAACCTTCGTGGACAGGTCGCCGCGCACTTCGATGGCGCTGGCTTGGTCGCCTTCGAGCGCTACGACTTCAAGGGCGGCCTCGAGCTCTCCACCCGGCGCCTGGCAAAGAGCTACACCGAGACGGCGGATTGGTCCGCCCTCTCCCTCGTTCAAGGTCCGCTCCAGGCGCAAGGCGCCGTCGCCGCCCTCCTCGAGACGGAAGCGTTCTCCACCGAGAACCAATACAATGCTCTCGGCCGGATCACACACGTCCATACGCCCGATCAGAGCATCTCCCGCTTCCGCTATGACCAGGCCGGGCTCCTTGCCGGCGTTGATGCGAAGCTCCGGGCCTCCTCCACCTGGAGCCCGTTCGTCATCGAGCTCGCGCACAACGCGCGAGGCCAGCGGGAACGGATCGTCTACGCCAACGGCACCACCACCGACTCGACCTACGACCCGAAGACCTTTCGCCTGAAGCGCCTGCGGACCACCCGTCAATCCGACGGCAAGGTCCTCCAGGATCTCGTCTACACCCACGATCCGGTCGGGAACATCACTGAGATCCGGGATGGCGCCCAGCAGGATCTCTACTTCGCAAACGAGGTCGTCCCTGCGAATGGTCTCTACCGCTACGACGCCCTCTATCGGCTCAGCGAGGCGAAAGGCCGAGAGCACGCCGGCCAGCAGCCCACTCACACCGACCTGCCCTGGTCATCGCTGCCCCACGCCAACGACGTCCAGGCCATGCAGCGATACGAGGAGCGCTACACGTACGACAAGGTCGGAAACATCCTCGAGATGGCCCACAGCGCGGGCGGCGCCGGCTGGACGCGCAGGTACGAATACGACGACGAGAGCAACCGCCTTCTCTCCACCAGCCTCCCGTCTGACCCGCCCAACGCAAACTCGCAGCGCTACGCACACGACAACGCCGGCAACATGGTCCAGATGCCCCACCTCGCCGGCATGGCGTGGGACTGGGCGGGCCGGCTCCAGGTGGCCGACAAGGGCGGCGGCGGCCAGGTCTATTTCACGTACGACTCGGGCGGACAGCGTGTCCGCAAGGTCTACGAGCACAGCGGAGTCATCGAGGAGCGCATCTACCTCGGCAGTTTCGAACTCTTCCGCCGTCGGCAGTCCGGCACCGTCCAGCTCGAGCGCGAGACCCTGCACCTCATGGATGAAAAGCGCCGCATCGCGATGGTCGAAACCAAGACCCGCGACGGAGGCATGGCCGTTCCGACGCTCACCCCGCGCTATCGCTACCAGATCGACAACCACTTGGGCTCCGCCGCCCTCGAACTGGATGACGCCGGCCAGATCATCTCCTACGAGGAGTACTTCCCTTACGGCAGCACCGCCTTCCGAGCGCTCAAATCCGGAGTCGACGTCAGCGATAAGCGCTACCGCTACACGGGTATGGAGCGGGACGAGGAGACCAGCCTGCTCTATAACAATGCGCGATACGCCGTATCATGGTTAGGTCGCTGGCTAAGTCCCGACCCCGAGGGCTATGTCGATGGCATTGACCTTTACGTGTATCTTAGAAACAGCCCATTTCGTTTCGTGGATCCTCATGGTACCCTGACTACGGACACGCAGCTAGGGGCCGGTCTCGAGGCGAAAGACGACACCACGGACACGCAGCTTGGGGCCGGTCTGGAGACGAAAGACGAGTGGAAGAAGACGATCGAAACAGAGGACAAGGCGACAGAAGTTGCCCTTGAAAATCTTCGAACCGATCCTCGGACAAGAGAGATGATGAGGCTGGTCGAGGGTAAAATGAAACTGGAGGTGGTCATCAAGAGACTCAATGAGGGTGATCTTGGGTATGAGGATCTGGTTAATGCACGTGGTGCATTTATGTCGATCAATGACGACGGAAAGTTTGAGGTGACGTACAATCAGGATCTGATCGAAAAACTTCGCGCGCTCGATGGGGTTCCCCAGGAGTATACCCTTGAGCAAATCCTGGCGCATGAGATTGGCCACGCCCAAGGCTTCTTCAAGGCAATGGAGGGCTTCTTTGATATGAGTGAAAAGGGATATCTTGAGGCTGCGTATGAAATGACCGAGAAACAGTTTAGACTCGCCACCCGTGAGGGCAATAAGCAGGCCACGGCGAACGAGAACCTACTTCGGATGCCCATGAGCGGGCCCAATGGAGAATGGCCTAAGCATCGGGAGGGAACTTTTAGTGTTTTGCCATTTTCTTATTTGACGTTTAGCGTTCGAGATAGGCCTCTGTTTGGGGCGTGGTAA
- a CDS encoding N-acetylmuramoyl-L-alanine amidase, whose product MKSERGSDDLRLSNGRNCPEFLIVHESDSSWGTVEDIDEWHRARGFRSIGYHYVIGNAYPTAASWRKHEPVVRLDGKLRTGRSLGDPDDVDMQIGAHCLGFNTRSIGVCLIGKHGCYSEAQVETLYDFLEGKCRQYSIPPERILGHCETESGRREGKACPSLDMETTRKIIRSRLMGRK is encoded by the coding sequence ATGAAATCAGAACGTGGGTCGGACGATCTCCGGCTCTCCAATGGAAGAAACTGTCCGGAATTCCTGATCGTCCATGAGTCCGACTCCAGCTGGGGCACCGTCGAGGACATCGACGAGTGGCACCGGGCGAGGGGATTCCGCTCGATCGGGTACCACTACGTGATCGGCAACGCCTATCCGACGGCCGCCTCCTGGCGGAAGCACGAGCCGGTCGTTCGACTCGATGGAAAGCTCCGCACGGGTCGATCGCTCGGTGATCCGGACGACGTCGACATGCAGATCGGAGCCCATTGCCTCGGCTTCAACACGAGATCCATCGGCGTCTGCCTGATCGGAAAGCACGGCTGTTACTCCGAGGCCCAGGTCGAGACGCTCTACGACTTTCTAGAAGGAAAGTGCCGCCAGTACTCGATCCCGCCGGAGCGGATCCTCGGGCATTGCGAGACCGAGAGCGGCCGGCGGGAGGGGAAGGCGTGTCCCAGCCTCGACATGGAAACTACACGCAAGATCATCCGATCCAGACTGATGGGTCGGAAATAG